The DNA sequence ATTACTCATTCACCGCATACAGCCCGCAGTGCTTGAATTTATGGAAGAAGATGCTCTGACCCTTGCATCACAGTACTTAGGACAGGATATGCCGCATCCAAAAGCTCGTGCGCATCTTCTTATTCAATTAGATGGCGATAGTTACCAGGATGTAGAGCCCTCACTGCAAAAAATTCTTTCAGTATGCCCTGTTGACGCTAACAGCATCCTTGTTGCACAGTCCCCTGAGCAAAAGGAACGTCTGTGGAAAGCACGACGCTGCATACGTGAGGCAATCCACGCAAAAAGTCCCGTGTTCCTGGCCGAGGATTGCTCAGTGCCCCGCTCTAAGATAGTACAATTTTTGACGAGCGTAAAACAGGCTCTGACCCCATACGGGCTTGAGTCCATCATGTTTGGCCATGCGGGAGATGGCAATGTGCACATAGATGTGCTGAAAAATGACATGCCGTATGATGAATTCAAGGCTTTAGTGCCATTGTTAAAGGAAATTATTTACACTGAAGCATATAAATATGGAGGAACTATCACCGGAGAACATGGAACTGGATTCATACGCAAAAATGCGTTAAAAAAATTTGCCCCTTCACAGGAACTATCGCTTTATAAGCGCTTAAAAAAAGCTTTTGATCCCAATGGAATTTTAAACCCACACAAAATCATTGATTTAGATTAATAGTAAATGAGACCGTTTCCTGCCCGGTGCCAAAATAACGTGTATGCTCATTTTTTATACATTTGCTCTGCACCACTTTCAAACCTGCTTCCTTTGCTTTTTGTGCCGCTTCGTTATGCGCAATGCCACGCTGCATCCACACAACCTTTGCTCCTATGGCAATAGCTTCATCAACTACCGGGGGGACATCGGCAGGTTTACGAAAAATGTCCACTATATCAACCGGAAATGGTATTGATTTAAGATCTGGGTATGATTTCAAGCCTAATATTGTCTCTTTTGTTGGATTGACCGGCACCACCGTGTAGCCATGATGGAGTAAATACTGTGCAACCCTGTTACTATCCTTGGCCGGATCGTCGGATAGCCCAACAACAGCTATCACCTTGTATTGGGAAAGAATCTCCTTTATTTCACTATCCTCTGGATTAAATGCTGGAACTTCACATTGTGTTTGTGCCATAAAAAACTCCTCAAACAATTATTTATTAAAGATAACATGATATTTATTACCTGGCAATCATAAAAATTTATCTTATTACTATAATCTGTTTCACCTTTTTTAAAATCATATCAGCACTCAACAAAGCTTCATCTGCATCATTTTGTGTATAAG is a window from the Spirochaetota bacterium genome containing:
- a CDS encoding CoA-binding protein; its protein translation is MAQTQCEVPAFNPEDSEIKEILSQYKVIAVVGLSDDPAKDSNRVAQYLLHHGYTVVPVNPTKETILGLKSYPDLKSIPFPVDIVDIFRKPADVPPVVDEAIAIGAKVVWMQRGIAHNEAAQKAKEAGLKVVQSKCIKNEHTRYFGTGQETVSFTINLNQ